In Candidatus Rokuibacteriota bacterium, one genomic interval encodes:
- a CDS encoding lyase has translation MLRVLFAFLVVLACAPSHARAQVAVQAYALPSGGGFPHDVAVGSDGIVWYTAQRDGKLGRLDPVTGKVELVSLGAGAAPHGVIVGPDGAPWVTEGGHNAIVRVDPKTREVKSWSLPAARGYVNLNTAAFDNRGRIWFTGQNGIYGRLDPKTGAMQVWDAPQGRGPYGIAATPDGVVYYASLAGSHIARLDPETGAATVLEPPTKNQGARRVWSDSKGLIWVSEWNSGNVSRYDPRTGAWKTWRLPGDKPRAYAVYVDDRDMVWLSDWGANAMVRFDPATEKFEVFPSDKSGANVRQILGRPGEVWAPESGNNRLVVYRLK, from the coding sequence ATGCTCCGCGTACTGTTCGCGTTCCTCGTCGTCCTTGCCTGCGCGCCGTCCCATGCGCGGGCACAAGTCGCCGTGCAGGCCTATGCCCTGCCCTCGGGTGGTGGGTTCCCGCACGACGTCGCCGTCGGCAGTGACGGCATCGTGTGGTACACGGCCCAGCGCGACGGCAAGCTCGGCCGCCTCGACCCCGTGACGGGCAAGGTCGAGCTGGTCTCGCTCGGCGCGGGCGCGGCCCCCCACGGCGTCATCGTCGGGCCCGACGGCGCCCCGTGGGTGACCGAGGGCGGCCACAACGCCATCGTGCGCGTGGATCCCAAGACCCGCGAGGTCAAGAGCTGGTCGCTCCCCGCGGCGCGCGGCTACGTCAACCTCAACACGGCCGCCTTCGACAACCGCGGCCGCATCTGGTTCACCGGCCAGAACGGGATCTACGGCCGGCTCGATCCCAAGACCGGCGCCATGCAGGTCTGGGACGCGCCGCAGGGCCGCGGGCCCTACGGCATCGCGGCGACGCCCGATGGCGTGGTGTACTACGCCTCGCTCGCGGGCAGCCACATCGCGCGCCTCGATCCCGAGACGGGGGCCGCCACTGTCCTCGAGCCGCCGACGAAGAACCAGGGCGCGCGGCGCGTGTGGTCCGACTCGAAGGGGCTCATCTGGGTCAGCGAGTGGAACAGCGGCAACGTGAGCCGGTACGACCCGCGCACCGGCGCCTGGAAGACCTGGAGGCTTCCCGGCGACAAGCCTCGCGCCTACGCCGTCTACGTGGACGACCGGGACATGGTGTGGCTGAGCGACTGGGGCGCCAACGCCATGGTCCGCTTCGATCCCGCAACGGAGAAGTTCGAGGTCTTCCCGAGCGACAAGAGCGGCGCCAACGTGCGCCAGATCCTCGGCCGCCCGGGTGAAGTGTGGGCGCCGGAGTCGGGAAACAACCGGCTGGTGGTCTACCGCCTGAAGTAG
- a CDS encoding LLM class flavin-dependent oxidoreductase gives MKFGLGLSVQHSPDDSQAGRFQEHLEQVRLASAVGFDSVWASQHYLSAPFTYFQPIPVLARVAAEAGRMSLGTGVLLLPLHHPVEIAEQIATLDVICGGRFIFGVGLGYRDVENQAVGQDPTQRVGRLVEGLEIIERLWTGEPVSYSGRHFNLKDVRLSMPPLQRPRPPIWMAANADGGVKRAARLGDAWLMNPHTTLPTLQRQLALFRETRKTLGKPPATEIPLIKECYVAPDTATAVSEARSFLGPKYEAYRQWEQDKALPAGETFASDFEALARDRFLLGDPARVREEIARYRDTLGVTAIIVRVQWPGMAQAQVLRTIRLLGEQVFPHLR, from the coding sequence ATGAAGTTTGGCCTCGGGCTGTCAGTCCAGCACTCGCCGGATGACTCGCAGGCCGGCCGCTTCCAGGAGCACCTCGAGCAGGTGCGGTTGGCGTCGGCCGTCGGCTTCGATTCCGTTTGGGCCAGCCAGCACTACCTCTCCGCCCCCTTCACCTACTTCCAGCCGATACCTGTCCTCGCGAGGGTCGCGGCCGAAGCCGGCCGAATGTCACTCGGCACCGGAGTCCTGCTCCTCCCCCTGCATCATCCCGTCGAGATCGCCGAGCAGATCGCCACGCTCGACGTCATCTGCGGCGGCCGCTTCATCTTCGGCGTCGGGCTCGGCTACCGCGACGTCGAGAACCAGGCCGTGGGGCAGGATCCGACGCAGCGGGTCGGCCGCCTCGTCGAGGGGCTCGAGATCATCGAGCGGCTCTGGACGGGCGAGCCCGTGAGTTATTCAGGGCGACACTTCAACCTCAAAGACGTCCGCCTCTCCATGCCGCCGCTCCAGCGGCCGCGCCCGCCGATCTGGATGGCGGCCAATGCCGACGGCGGCGTCAAGCGGGCCGCTCGGCTCGGCGACGCGTGGCTCATGAACCCGCACACGACCCTGCCGACGCTCCAGCGCCAGCTGGCCCTGTTCCGCGAGACCCGGAAGACGCTCGGCAAACCGCCGGCGACGGAGATCCCGCTCATCAAGGAATGCTATGTCGCCCCGGACACGGCGACGGCCGTCTCCGAGGCGCGGTCCTTCCTCGGGCCCAAGTACGAGGCCTACCGGCAGTGGGAGCAGGACAAGGCACTTCCGGCCGGCGAGACCTTCGCGTCGGACTTCGAGGCGCTCGCGCGCGACCGCTTCCTGCTGGGCGATCCCGCCCGCGTCAGAGAAGAGATCGCCCGTTATCGCGACACGCTCGGCGTCACGGCCATCATCGTCCGCGTCCAGTGGCCCGGCATGGCGCAGGCCCAGGTCCTCCGAACCATCAGGCTCCTGGGCGAACAGGTTTTCCCTCACCTCCGCTGA
- a CDS encoding Uma2 family endonuclease, protein MDSLEVKTRRWKRVEYERLIESGFFQPGDPVELVGGQLIVAEPQGSGHFAAIRAVEEALRTAFGVGWDVRAQGPVALDEESEPEPDVAVVPGGFRDYVAAHPSRPVLVVEVSESSLALDRHHKGSLYARAGLDDYWIVNLVDRVLEVYRHPGPDPAASFGWRYSPAEVFGRKASVSPLALPGAHIRVANLLPEPS, encoded by the coding sequence ATGGATTCCCTGGAGGTCAAGACCCGCCGCTGGAAGCGCGTCGAGTACGAGCGCTTGATCGAGTCGGGCTTCTTCCAGCCGGGCGATCCTGTCGAGCTGGTCGGCGGGCAGCTCATCGTCGCGGAGCCGCAGGGCAGCGGCCACTTCGCGGCCATCAGGGCCGTGGAGGAGGCGCTGCGGACGGCGTTCGGTGTGGGCTGGGATGTGCGCGCGCAGGGCCCGGTGGCCCTCGACGAGGAGTCCGAGCCGGAGCCGGACGTGGCCGTGGTGCCGGGCGGCTTCCGCGACTACGTGGCCGCGCACCCTTCGCGGCCCGTTCTCGTCGTCGAGGTCAGCGAGTCGAGCCTGGCTCTGGATCGCCACCACAAGGGCAGCCTCTACGCCCGAGCCGGCCTCGACGACTACTGGATCGTGAATCTCGTGGATCGCGTCCTCGAGGTGTATCGCCATCCGGGTCCTGACCCGGCCGCGTCATTCGGCTGGCGATACTCGCCCGCGGAGGTGTTCGGGCGCAAGGCTTCGGTCTCGCCGCTCGCGCTGCCGGGCGCCCACATTCGCGTCGCCAACCTGCTCCCTGAGCCTTCCTGA